The following coding sequences are from one Achromobacter sp. B7 window:
- a CDS encoding nitroreductase family protein, with the protein MSNAYLEALKKRRTQYSLGRNVSASKEELASLIQEAIKHSPSSFNSQSSRAVILFGDESVKLWDLAIEEVRKVAPAEGFDKTEAKLKSFAAGVGTVLFFEDQDVVRSLQEKFALYADNFPVWSEQSGGMAQLSTWAALANANVGASLQHYNPLIDGVVAREWNVPASWKLRAQMPFGSNENGFGDKPFMDDAERFRVVG; encoded by the coding sequence ATGAGCAACGCTTATCTCGAGGCACTCAAGAAGCGCCGTACGCAGTATTCGCTGGGCCGTAATGTGTCGGCCTCCAAAGAAGAACTGGCCAGCCTGATCCAGGAAGCCATCAAGCACAGCCCTTCGTCGTTCAACTCGCAAAGCTCGCGCGCTGTCATCCTGTTTGGCGATGAAAGCGTGAAGCTGTGGGATCTGGCCATCGAAGAAGTGCGCAAGGTTGCGCCGGCCGAAGGTTTCGACAAGACCGAAGCCAAGCTCAAGAGCTTCGCCGCCGGCGTGGGCACCGTGCTGTTCTTCGAAGACCAGGACGTGGTGCGCAGCTTGCAGGAAAAATTCGCGCTGTATGCCGACAACTTCCCGGTGTGGTCCGAGCAGTCGGGCGGCATGGCTCAATTGTCCACCTGGGCAGCCCTGGCCAACGCCAACGTCGGCGCCAGCTTGCAGCATTACAACCCGCTGATCGACGGCGTGGTCGCGCGTGAATGGAACGTGCCGGCCTCGTGGAAGCTGCGCGCGCAAATGCCGTTCGGCTCCAACGAAAACGGTTTTGGCGACAAGCCTTTCATGGACGATGCCGAGCGTTTCCGCGTGGTTGGCTGA
- a CDS encoding sensor domain-containing diguanylate cyclase codes for MDPILAGLSRSLPQAKTVEQLTRPLLDMLGSVTGLESTYLTEIDLKADLQHVRYARNVGDLQIPEGLSVPWSDTLCKRALEDGRMCTSDVANCWPDSEAARQLGIQTYVSAPVRTDEGQLLGTLCAASARQLQLAPQAESVLKLFSNVIANFLQREMLMEQLHSANVQLMSYAMTDPLTGLPNRRALYEELERLEQRALREGGSVLVGVIDLDGFKGINDTYGHQQGDVFLQEIARRVAAALRTSDMLGRIGGDEFVLVGPGPELDRMDATAGAAAQRGDAMEAARSLEERATAATAGRYQLGDAVVSYEGASVGVVAVDPRGLDAEAAVRLADARMYEIKRARKGARTIH; via the coding sequence ATGGATCCGATACTTGCCGGGCTGTCCAGATCCTTGCCCCAAGCCAAAACGGTCGAGCAACTGACCCGCCCCTTGCTGGACATGTTGGGCAGCGTGACGGGATTGGAATCCACGTACCTGACCGAGATCGATCTGAAGGCCGATTTGCAGCATGTGCGCTACGCCCGCAACGTGGGCGATTTGCAGATTCCCGAAGGCTTGTCCGTGCCATGGTCGGACACGCTGTGCAAGCGCGCCCTGGAAGACGGGCGCATGTGCACCAGCGACGTCGCCAATTGCTGGCCGGATTCCGAAGCCGCGCGCCAGCTGGGCATCCAGACCTACGTCAGCGCGCCCGTGCGTACCGACGAAGGCCAGCTGTTGGGCACGTTGTGCGCCGCCAGCGCGCGCCAATTGCAGTTGGCGCCGCAGGCCGAGTCCGTGTTGAAGCTGTTCTCGAACGTGATCGCCAACTTCCTGCAACGCGAAATGTTGATGGAACAACTGCACTCGGCCAACGTCCAGCTGATGTCCTACGCGATGACGGACCCGCTGACGGGCCTGCCGAATCGCCGTGCCCTGTACGAAGAGCTGGAACGCCTGGAACAACGTGCGTTGCGCGAAGGCGGCAGCGTGTTGGTGGGCGTGATCGACCTGGATGGTTTCAAGGGCATCAACGATACGTACGGCCATCAGCAGGGGGATGTGTTCTTGCAGGAGATCGCACGCCGCGTCGCCGCCGCCTTGCGCACGTCCGACATGCTGGGCCGCATCGGTGGCGACGAATTCGTGCTGGTGGGGCCAGGCCCCGAGCTGGATCGCATGGACGCCACGGCGGGCGCCGCCGCGCAACGGGGTGACGCCATGGAAGCCGCGCGGTCGCTGGAAGAACGCGCCACGGCGGCCACGGCAGGGCGCTACCAGCTAGGCGATGCCGTGGTGTCTTACGAAGGAGCCAGCGTGGGTGTGGTGGCCGTGGACCCGCGCGGCCTGGACGCCGAAGCGGCGGTTCGCCTGGCCGACGCGCGCATGTACGAGATCAAGCGCGCGCGCAAAGGGGCGCGCACGATCCATTAA